The Mesorhizobium loti genome includes a region encoding these proteins:
- a CDS encoding hydroxymethylpyrimidine/phosphomethylpyrimidine kinase, translated as MALRREPHVLVVGGSDSSGGAGIARDIETISSIGVRTCLAVTALTVQTHEAVMEIHPLQPSLVADQMRAALQANKVAAVKIGMLATAEIIVAVAAVLRENAQVPAVLDPVLASTSGRPLLEAGAIAAMKRDLMPLCRVVTPNLIELALLVGSELAADEDGAVRQGKELLAGAAQALLIKGGHAAGPRSADILLGSDQEPIRFDTPRLAVSMRGTGCMLASAIAAHLAKASSFEDSVHKGKLFVFEKLQKISTEWP; from the coding sequence ATGGCGCTGAGGCGGGAACCGCACGTGCTTGTGGTCGGTGGATCGGACTCCAGCGGGGGTGCCGGAATTGCACGCGATATCGAGACGATCTCTTCAATTGGCGTGCGTACCTGCCTTGCTGTCACCGCGCTGACGGTGCAGACGCACGAAGCCGTGATGGAAATCCATCCTTTGCAACCCAGTCTGGTGGCCGATCAAATGCGCGCGGCGCTGCAAGCCAACAAGGTGGCGGCCGTCAAGATCGGCATGCTCGCAACGGCTGAGATCATCGTTGCCGTTGCCGCCGTGCTGCGCGAAAATGCGCAGGTGCCGGCAGTACTCGACCCGGTACTGGCCTCCACGTCAGGCCGGCCGCTGCTGGAAGCAGGCGCCATCGCCGCGATGAAACGTGATCTGATGCCGCTTTGCCGTGTCGTCACACCCAATCTCATCGAGCTGGCGCTCCTTGTTGGCTCAGAACTGGCGGCCGATGAGGACGGCGCGGTCAGGCAGGGCAAGGAATTGCTAGCCGGTGCAGCGCAGGCCTTGCTGATCAAGGGCGGCCACGCTGCGGGACCTCGATCGGCCGACATTCTTTTGGGCTCCGATCAAGAACCAATCCGCTTCGACACACCGCGCCTTGCCGTTTCGATGCGCGGGACGGGATGCATGCTGGCCAGCGCGATTGCGGCGCATCTGGCGAAAGCGAGCTCATTCGAAGACAGCGTGCACAAAGGCAAGCTGTTTGTGTTCGAGAAGCTTCAAAAGATCTCGACCGAATGGCCGTAG
- a CDS encoding thiazole synthase: protein MFDLLGTNLSSRLLLGTAQYPSPAILADAVKASGASVVTVSLRREMAGGRAGEKFWSLIRSLGVRILPNTAGCHSVKEAVTTAKMAREVFGTTWIKLEVIGNHDTLQPDVFGLVEAARILCEDGFAVFPYTTDDLVVAERLLEAGCKVLMPWCAPIGSALGPINIMSLRSMRGHFPGVPLIVDAGLGRPSHAATVMELGFDAVLLNTAVARAADPVGMAHAFGKAVEAGREAFCSGMLEPRDVAVPSTPTIGRAVFS from the coding sequence ATGTTCGATCTTCTAGGAACAAACCTTTCTTCCCGCCTGCTTCTTGGCACGGCTCAATATCCTTCTCCGGCAATCCTTGCCGATGCCGTCAAGGCTTCGGGCGCCTCGGTGGTGACCGTCTCGTTGCGCCGTGAGATGGCAGGCGGCAGGGCCGGCGAAAAATTCTGGTCGTTGATCCGCTCGCTGGGCGTCAGAATCCTGCCCAACACTGCCGGCTGCCACTCCGTCAAGGAAGCGGTCACGACTGCGAAAATGGCGCGCGAAGTCTTCGGTACGACCTGGATCAAACTCGAAGTGATCGGCAACCACGACACGCTGCAGCCGGACGTGTTCGGCCTGGTCGAAGCCGCCCGCATCTTGTGTGAAGACGGTTTTGCGGTATTTCCCTATACCACCGATGACCTTGTTGTCGCCGAGCGGCTGCTGGAGGCGGGCTGCAAGGTCCTGATGCCGTGGTGCGCACCGATCGGTTCCGCCCTCGGGCCGATCAACATTATGTCGCTGCGCTCGATGCGCGGACATTTCCCTGGCGTCCCGCTGATTGTGGATGCGGGGCTCGGGCGACCGTCGCACGCGGCAACCGTCATGGAACTCGGCTTTGACGCCGTGCTCCTGAACACTGCGGTCGCCAGGGCGGCTGATCCGGTCGGCATGGCGCATGCGTTCGGCAAGGCGGTCGAAGCCGGTCGTGAGGCTTTTTGCTCGGGAATGCTCGAACCGCGCGACGTCGCCGTGCCATCGACCCCGACGATCGGCAGGGCGGTTTTCTCATGA
- a CDS encoding DUF768 domain-containing protein gives MSKRGSDFLYHWISDHLPDAPIIDPVLMVIDMAVDAKRAAEIQGISGQEIDEEIGTIYKFIMRDLR, from the coding sequence ATGAGCAAGCGCGGCAGCGATTTCCTCTACCATTGGATATCGGACCATTTACCGGACGCTCCGATCATCGACCCGGTCCTAATGGTGATTGATATGGCTGTGGACGCAAAACGGGCGGCCGAAATCCAAGGCATTTCCGGCCAAGAGATCGATGAGGAAATTGGTACGATCTACAAATTCATCATGCGGGATTTGCGCTGA
- a CDS encoding FMN-binding protein, translating to MKQIALSLFVIASSGAYVLDKPGDGPAGEIIDTAGSANTAEINVLHPGGPVPAAAAAAVLPAWSAPAINQPGERIEPHATRPGPSGSEPKTAIATPIPEASKSPVAEVHTLAVSGPRASETPIPPPKLTPPQFVDDAPLQAASFAITPAVYIPVPQPRPNYPQAPTLVIKAGMKLVHSFADGTFTGPVTDAYYGLIQIQASIQGGRLISLKVLKYPSDRRTSININRQALPMLRDEAITAQSANVDIISGATLTSRAFRQSLAGALKQASS from the coding sequence ATGAAACAGATCGCTTTGTCACTTTTCGTGATCGCGTCTTCAGGCGCCTATGTCTTGGACAAACCTGGCGACGGCCCCGCCGGCGAGATTATTGATACGGCGGGTTCGGCTAATACCGCCGAGATCAACGTGTTGCATCCCGGCGGTCCGGTGCCTGCTGCGGCAGCAGCCGCTGTGCTGCCTGCCTGGTCCGCGCCCGCGATTAATCAGCCGGGCGAGCGGATCGAGCCGCACGCAACCCGACCAGGCCCGTCTGGAAGTGAACCCAAGACTGCGATCGCCACGCCCATCCCCGAAGCCTCGAAGTCGCCTGTCGCCGAAGTTCATACGCTTGCCGTCAGCGGTCCCCGGGCTTCGGAGACGCCCATTCCGCCGCCAAAGCTGACGCCGCCCCAATTTGTCGACGATGCCCCCCTTCAGGCAGCCTCTTTTGCCATAACGCCAGCGGTCTACATTCCCGTTCCCCAGCCAAGGCCAAACTATCCGCAAGCGCCAACCCTCGTCATTAAGGCAGGCATGAAGCTAGTGCACAGCTTTGCTGATGGCACCTTTACCGGCCCTGTAACCGATGCCTATTACGGCCTCATCCAGATTCAGGCATCCATCCAAGGCGGCCGTCTCATATCCCTGAAGGTACTTAAATACCCGAGTGACCGCCGCACCTCGATCAACATCAACAGACAAGCACTGCCCATGCTGCGTGACGAAGCGATCACCGCGCAGAGCGCCAATGTCGACATCATTTCGGGCGCAACGTTGACCAGCAGGGCCTTCAGGCAGTCGCTCGCTGGCGCATTGAAGCAAGCATCGTCCTAG
- a CDS encoding YeeE/YedE family protein has protein sequence MKHEQLQVLAALVVGTIFGLGLALSGMLDPVRVQGFLDVFGTWDPSLAFVLGGAVAVAMGGMAWIRRMSRPLLADRFHLPMNSRIDAPLVIGSAIFGLGWGLGGFCPGPAMASLSLGLTPTLVFVAFMLAGMVAHDRFLAGRTS, from the coding sequence GTGAAACACGAACAACTACAGGTTCTGGCCGCTTTGGTCGTGGGCACCATCTTTGGCCTGGGTCTGGCACTGTCGGGGATGCTTGATCCTGTCCGGGTTCAGGGCTTTCTCGACGTTTTTGGCACGTGGGATCCGAGTCTGGCATTCGTGCTGGGCGGCGCCGTGGCCGTTGCAATGGGAGGCATGGCCTGGATCCGGCGAATGTCGCGACCGCTGCTGGCGGATCGCTTCCATTTGCCAATGAACTCGCGGATTGACGCCCCTCTGGTCATCGGCTCGGCGATCTTCGGCCTTGGATGGGGCCTGGGTGGGTTTTGCCCTGGCCCGGCGATGGCTTCGTTGTCGCTTGGGCTGACGCCAACGCTGGTCTTCGTAGCCTTTATGCTGGCGGGGATGGTCGCCCATGACCGCTTCCTTGCCGGGAGAACATCATGA
- a CDS encoding FAD:protein FMN transferase: MRDTRILMGMPITVDIGGASGGALVDTVFDYFERIDQRFSTYRTDSEISAINRGELPVRDWSGEMMEVLALATQTKTETDGFFDIRKPDGSLDPSGIVKGWAIRNAAGIVREAGVGDFFIEAGGDIQSCGRNASGLDWSVGIRNPFNADEIIKIVYPRGHGVATSGTYARGQHIYNPLGIGDPITEIVSLTVIGSDVFEADRFATAAFAMGRDGILFLEETAGLEGYVVGSNGRATPTSGFGAFCQS; the protein is encoded by the coding sequence ATGCGCGACACCAGGATCTTGATGGGAATGCCCATCACCGTCGACATTGGCGGCGCCTCGGGCGGGGCACTTGTCGACACGGTCTTCGATTACTTCGAGCGCATCGACCAACGCTTCAGCACCTACAGGACAGACAGCGAGATTTCGGCCATCAACCGTGGCGAACTTCCTGTCCGCGACTGGAGCGGCGAGATGATGGAAGTTCTGGCCCTCGCTACGCAGACGAAAACTGAGACGGATGGATTTTTCGATATCCGCAAGCCCGACGGCTCGCTGGACCCGTCCGGCATCGTCAAGGGCTGGGCCATCCGCAATGCCGCCGGGATCGTTCGCGAGGCCGGCGTCGGCGATTTCTTCATCGAGGCGGGCGGCGACATCCAGTCCTGCGGCAGAAATGCTTCGGGCCTCGACTGGAGCGTCGGCATCCGCAATCCCTTCAATGCCGATGAGATCATCAAGATCGTCTATCCGCGCGGACACGGCGTCGCCACCTCCGGCACCTATGCGCGGGGGCAACATATCTACAATCCGCTTGGGATTGGCGATCCGATCACCGAGATCGTCAGCTTGACCGTCATCGGGTCGGATGTGTTCGAAGCCGACCGTTTTGCCACCGCTGCCTTCGCCATGGGGCGGGATGGCATTCTCTTTCTCGAAGAGACGGCGGGCCTTGAGGGTTACGTTGTCGGCAGCAACGGCCGTGCCACGCCGACAAGCGGCTTCGGAGCCTTTTGCCAATCATGA
- a CDS encoding YeeE/YedE family protein — protein MTSYLVSLLGGALIGLSSVMLLILNGRIAGVSGILGRLVQGINTRTNSAFVVGLLLGPVVYFAAFHHWPTVTMTASLPLIMVAGLLVGFGSRMGSGCTSGHGVMGLARLSPRSIVAVLTFLVSGILAVALLHGAVL, from the coding sequence ATGACCTCTTATCTCGTTTCCCTTCTGGGTGGGGCTCTGATCGGCCTTTCATCGGTGATGCTCCTGATCCTGAACGGCAGAATCGCCGGCGTAAGCGGAATCCTCGGCAGGCTGGTCCAAGGCATCAATACTCGGACAAACTCTGCCTTCGTCGTCGGATTGCTGCTTGGCCCGGTCGTGTACTTCGCAGCTTTTCATCATTGGCCGACAGTGACCATGACGGCGTCGCTGCCGTTGATCATGGTTGCGGGATTGCTGGTCGGCTTCGGATCCCGGATGGGTTCGGGTTGCACCAGCGGTCATGGCGTCATGGGACTGGCACGGCTATCGCCGCGTTCAATCGTCGCCGTTTTGACGTTCCTTGTGAGCGGCATCCTGGCTGTCGCGCTTCTCCACGGAGCAGTCTTGTGA
- the thiC gene encoding phosphomethylpyrimidine synthase ThiC, with amino-acid sequence MNALTPAVSTGPLPASRKIHKPGAIHPQIRVPMREISVHPTAGEPPVTVYDPSGPYTDPTVETSIEKGLARFRHQWITARGDVEAYVGRHVRPEDNGFAAGERLTPEFPVRNQPLRARSGNAVTQLAYARAGIITPEMEFVAIRENLGREMLRGKLQRDGEAFGASIPDFVTPEFVRDEVARGRAIIPANINHPESEPMIIGRNFLVKINANIGNSAVTSSMAEEVEKMVWAIRWGADTVMDLSTGRNIHNIRDWIVRNAPVPIGTVPLYQALEKVGGIAEDLTWEVYRDTLIEQAEQGVDYFTIHAGVRLHYIPLTVNRVTGIVSRGGSIMAKWCLHHHRESFLYEHFAEICDICRAYDVSFSLGDGLRPGSIADANDAAQFAELETLGELTKIAWAKDCQVMIEGPGHVPMHKIKENMDKQLAVCGEAPFYTLGPLTTDIAPGYDHITSGIGAAMIGWFGTAMLCYVTPKEHLGLPDRNDVKIGVITYKIAAHAADLAKGHPAAKVRDDALSRARFEFRWEDQFNLSLDPETARSFHDQTLPKEAHKVAHFCSMCGPKFCSMRISHDIRAEAQKEGMAAMAAKYREGGDLYMPADETGVPLMPEAPERS; translated from the coding sequence ATGAATGCCCTCACCCCCGCCGTCTCAACGGGACCGCTGCCCGCCTCACGAAAAATCCACAAGCCCGGTGCCATCCACCCGCAGATCAGGGTGCCGATGCGCGAAATCTCCGTGCATCCGACGGCAGGCGAACCGCCCGTCACCGTCTACGATCCGTCTGGGCCCTATACAGACCCGACTGTCGAAACCAGCATCGAAAAGGGCCTTGCCCGGTTTCGCCACCAATGGATTACCGCCCGCGGCGATGTCGAAGCCTATGTCGGCCGCCATGTCCGGCCGGAAGACAATGGATTCGCGGCGGGCGAGCGCCTGACGCCGGAATTTCCCGTTCGCAACCAGCCGCTCAGGGCCAGGTCAGGCAATGCGGTGACTCAGCTTGCCTACGCGCGCGCCGGCATCATCACACCCGAAATGGAGTTCGTCGCTATCCGCGAGAACCTCGGTCGCGAGATGCTGCGCGGCAAACTGCAACGCGACGGCGAAGCCTTCGGCGCATCGATACCGGATTTTGTCACACCCGAATTCGTCCGCGACGAAGTGGCGCGCGGCCGCGCGATCATCCCAGCCAACATCAATCACCCAGAGAGCGAGCCGATGATCATCGGGCGCAATTTCCTCGTCAAGATCAACGCCAACATCGGTAACTCCGCCGTCACCTCCTCGATGGCCGAAGAGGTCGAAAAGATGGTCTGGGCGATCCGCTGGGGCGCCGATACGGTGATGGACCTGTCGACCGGCCGCAACATCCACAACATCCGCGACTGGATTGTGCGCAATGCACCGGTACCGATCGGCACGGTGCCGCTCTACCAGGCGCTCGAGAAGGTCGGCGGCATCGCCGAGGATCTGACCTGGGAGGTCTACCGCGACACGCTGATCGAACAGGCCGAACAAGGCGTCGACTATTTCACCATCCATGCCGGCGTGCGGCTGCACTACATCCCGCTGACCGTCAACCGGGTCACGGGTATCGTCTCGCGCGGCGGGTCGATCATGGCCAAATGGTGCCTGCATCATCACCGGGAAAGCTTTCTCTATGAGCATTTCGCGGAGATCTGCGACATCTGCCGCGCCTATGACGTGTCCTTTTCGCTCGGCGATGGCCTTCGTCCCGGCTCGATCGCCGACGCCAACGACGCGGCGCAATTCGCCGAGCTGGAAACGCTCGGCGAACTGACGAAGATCGCCTGGGCCAAGGATTGCCAGGTGATGATCGAGGGGCCCGGCCACGTGCCGATGCACAAGATCAAGGAGAACATGGACAAGCAGCTTGCCGTCTGTGGCGAGGCGCCCTTCTATACGCTTGGACCGCTGACGACCGACATCGCGCCGGGCTATGACCACATTACCTCAGGCATCGGCGCGGCAATGATCGGTTGGTTCGGCACCGCCATGCTCTGCTACGTCACGCCAAAGGAGCATCTCGGCCTTCCCGATCGCAACGATGTCAAGATTGGCGTGATCACCTACAAGATCGCTGCCCATGCCGCCGACCTTGCGAAGGGCCATCCGGCAGCGAAAGTCAGGGATGATGCCCTTTCCCGCGCGCGCTTCGAGTTCCGCTGGGAGGACCAGTTTAACCTGTCGCTCGATCCTGAAACGGCGCGGTCGTTCCACGACCAGACCTTGCCCAAGGAGGCGCACAAGGTGGCGCATTTCTGCTCCATGTGCGGACCGAAATTCTGTTCCATGCGTATCTCTCACGACATCCGCGCCGAGGCACAGAAAGAGGGCATGGCGGCAATGGCGGCGAAATACCGCGAGGGCGGCGATCTCTACATGCCAGCTGACGAGACCGGCGTACCGCTCATGCCAGAGGCGCCGGAACGGTCATGA
- a CDS encoding thiamine phosphate synthase → MKLDPFYLIVDSAAWIERLVPVDVKLVQLRIKTMGEAGLRAEIRKAKALCTQHRCQLIVNDHWRLAVEEGCDFVHLGQEDLQTADLSRIRAAGVRLGLSTHDHVELETAMAAEPDYIALGPIYPTILKKMKWAPQGLERIAEWRTRVAPIPLVAIGGLNPERLDGVFAAGADSAAVVTDITLNDDPEARTREWIEKTDQWR, encoded by the coding sequence ATGAAGCTCGATCCCTTCTACCTGATCGTCGACAGCGCTGCCTGGATCGAGCGGCTGGTGCCGGTCGACGTGAAGCTAGTTCAGCTTCGCATCAAGACCATGGGTGAGGCCGGGTTGCGCGCGGAGATCCGCAAGGCGAAGGCTTTGTGCACCCAGCACCGCTGCCAGCTCATCGTCAACGACCACTGGCGCCTGGCAGTCGAGGAAGGCTGCGACTTCGTACATCTCGGCCAGGAGGATCTGCAAACTGCCGACCTCTCGCGGATACGGGCAGCCGGCGTGAGGCTCGGATTGAGCACGCATGATCATGTCGAACTGGAAACAGCGATGGCCGCCGAGCCCGACTACATCGCGCTTGGTCCGATCTACCCGACCATCCTGAAGAAGATGAAATGGGCGCCGCAAGGGCTCGAACGGATCGCCGAATGGCGGACACGCGTAGCTCCGATTCCATTGGTCGCCATTGGCGGCCTCAACCCAGAACGGCTCGATGGCGTCTTTGCCGCTGGCGCGGACAGCGCGGCAGTGGTGACCGACATCACCCTGAACGACGACCCCGAAGCGCGCACGCGAGAATGGATCGAAAAGACAGACCAATGGCGCTGA
- a CDS encoding TIGR01244 family phosphatase gives MNMIRVNDMLAVGPQPSISEVRSLADHGFVGLVNARPDREELAQPGNDAEREAAGHAGVSYTFIPVTMATITEADVRAFQAAMVDAGGSVFAHCKTGARALTLHVLGEALDGRMSSVEITNLGQRLGIDLGAASRWLEAHRQLRPEVKGFFDPRTWSVQYVVSDPDTRKCAIIDPVLDFDEKSGATTTRSADAVLSYVAENGLSVEWILDTHPHADHFSAAHYLKQKTGAPTAIGARVVDVQRLWQGIYNWPELRTDGSQWDRLFSDGDTFKVGSIAARAMFSPGHTLASITYLVGDAAFVHDTIFMPDSGTARADFPGGDARTLWKSIQNILELPDETRLFTGHDYQPGEREPKWESTVGEQKRANAHLAGVTEETFARLRAARDRTLPMPKLILHALQINIQAGRLPEPEANGKRYLKFPLDALQGAAW, from the coding sequence ATGAATATGATCCGTGTAAATGACATGCTGGCCGTGGGCCCCCAACCCTCGATCTCCGAGGTGCGGTCGCTTGCCGACCATGGGTTCGTGGGACTGGTCAACGCTCGCCCTGACAGGGAAGAGCTCGCCCAGCCCGGAAACGACGCTGAACGGGAGGCTGCCGGTCACGCCGGTGTTTCCTACACCTTCATACCCGTCACAATGGCGACCATCACCGAGGCGGACGTGCGGGCCTTTCAGGCGGCTATGGTCGATGCCGGCGGCTCGGTCTTTGCACATTGCAAAACCGGCGCACGTGCTCTGACCCTGCATGTACTGGGCGAGGCACTCGATGGCCGCATGTCGTCCGTGGAAATCACGAATCTTGGGCAACGGCTGGGAATCGACCTGGGGGCTGCGTCCCGATGGCTCGAAGCGCACAGGCAACTCCGACCGGAAGTTAAGGGGTTCTTCGACCCCCGAACATGGAGCGTGCAATATGTGGTTTCAGATCCTGATACCCGGAAATGCGCCATTATCGATCCGGTTCTTGATTTCGACGAGAAGTCCGGAGCGACCACGACGCGCAGCGCCGACGCGGTCCTGTCCTATGTCGCGGAGAACGGGCTGAGCGTTGAATGGATCCTCGACACTCATCCTCATGCCGACCACTTTTCGGCCGCGCACTACCTCAAGCAGAAGACGGGCGCTCCGACCGCGATAGGAGCGCGGGTGGTCGATGTCCAGCGCTTGTGGCAAGGCATCTACAACTGGCCAGAACTTCGTACCGACGGTTCGCAGTGGGACAGGCTGTTTTCGGATGGCGACACTTTCAAGGTCGGTTCCATCGCGGCGCGCGCGATGTTTTCGCCCGGCCACACCCTGGCGTCGATCACCTACCTGGTCGGCGATGCGGCTTTCGTCCATGACACCATCTTCATGCCCGACAGCGGCACGGCCCGCGCCGATTTTCCCGGTGGGGACGCTCGTACCTTGTGGAAATCGATCCAGAACATTCTGGAGCTTCCAGACGAAACCCGCCTGTTTACAGGCCATGATTACCAGCCGGGCGAACGCGAGCCGAAGTGGGAAAGCACGGTCGGCGAACAGAAGCGCGCCAATGCACACCTGGCCGGCGTGACCGAAGAGACCTTTGCCCGATTGCGTGCAGCGCGTGACCGTACGCTGCCGATGCCGAAACTGATCTTGCATGCCTTGCAGATCAACATTCAGGCGGGGCGTCTGCCAGAGCCGGAAGCAAACGGTAAGCGCTATCTGAAGTTTCCCCTCGATGCACTACAAGGAGCAGCGTGGTGA
- a CDS encoding helix-turn-helix transcriptional regulator: MSPAAMESRAGEVAALLKTLAHPMRLMLVCTLVEGEHSVSQLEEMLDIHQPNLSQQLTVLRDAKIVETRRDGKQIFYRLTAEKAAQLVSALYTIFCSEGRS; this comes from the coding sequence ATGTCGCCTGCCGCCATGGAATCCCGCGCCGGCGAAGTAGCGGCTTTGTTGAAGACACTGGCACATCCAATGCGGCTGATGCTCGTCTGCACCCTTGTCGAAGGGGAGCATTCGGTCAGCCAATTGGAAGAAATGCTCGACATCCATCAACCGAACCTTTCCCAGCAGCTGACGGTGTTGCGCGACGCCAAAATTGTGGAAACGCGGCGTGACGGGAAACAGATATTCTACCGGTTGACCGCCGAGAAGGCTGCTCAATTGGTTTCAGCGCTTTACACGATCTTCTGTTCGGAAGGTCGGTCATGA
- the thiO gene encoding glycine oxidase ThiO, with translation MRVLVKGAGVAGLTAAFELAARGATVTVAEIRHGLGGNASWFAGGMLAPWCERESAEQPVLDLGRDAADWWDAVLPGQVTRAGTLVVATQRDAGELDRFASRTSGHRRVDEDEIPILETDLAGRFRRGLLFPDEAHLDPRQAIAALHDKLAAMGVEFHFGSVARHVTGFDRQIDCTGMAAVDDRLRGVRGEMLILRTLDIALSRPVRLLHPRFPLYMVPRTGHRFMVGATMIESQSAGPVTARSMMELLSAAYAVHPAFGEAEIVETGVGVRPAFPDNLPRVEAHGSTVAINGLYRHGFLLAPAMARKAADLVFNQDRTKELAHETDRQRRSA, from the coding sequence ATGAGGGTGCTGGTCAAAGGGGCCGGCGTCGCCGGCCTCACCGCGGCCTTCGAACTCGCCGCCCGCGGCGCGACGGTCACAGTCGCCGAGATCCGGCACGGCCTTGGCGGCAATGCGTCGTGGTTCGCCGGCGGCATGCTGGCGCCGTGGTGCGAGCGCGAAAGCGCCGAGCAGCCGGTGCTGGATCTCGGACGCGACGCCGCCGACTGGTGGGATGCGGTACTGCCGGGTCAGGTGACGCGGGCCGGAACGCTGGTCGTTGCGACACAGCGCGATGCTGGCGAGCTTGATCGCTTTGCAAGCCGCACGTCGGGGCATCGGCGTGTCGATGAAGACGAAATTCCGATCCTGGAGACCGACCTCGCGGGTCGCTTCCGGCGCGGATTGCTGTTCCCCGATGAGGCTCATCTCGACCCGCGCCAGGCGATCGCAGCACTTCATGACAAGCTCGCTGCCATGGGTGTCGAATTCCACTTCGGCAGCGTCGCCCGGCATGTTACCGGTTTCGATCGTCAGATCGACTGCACGGGAATGGCCGCCGTCGATGACAGGCTGCGCGGCGTTCGCGGCGAGATGCTGATCCTGCGCACGCTTGATATCGCGCTGTCACGCCCGGTCAGGCTGCTGCATCCGCGCTTTCCGCTCTACATGGTGCCGCGCACCGGCCACCGTTTCATGGTCGGCGCGACGATGATCGAGAGCCAGTCCGCCGGACCGGTCACGGCGCGTTCCATGATGGAGCTTCTGAGCGCCGCCTATGCCGTCCATCCCGCGTTCGGCGAGGCCGAGATCGTTGAAACCGGTGTGGGGGTTCGTCCAGCGTTTCCCGACAATCTGCCGCGCGTCGAGGCACATGGAAGCACCGTCGCGATCAACGGGCTCTATCGCCATGGCTTTCTTCTTGCGCCCGCCATGGCGCGTAAGGCTGCCGACCTGGTTTTCAATCAAGACAGAACCAAGGAGCTTGCTCATGAGACTGACCGTCAACGGCGAAGCGCATGA
- a CDS encoding aspartate 1-decarboxylase, with translation MRKMVAGKLHGIHVTEANLNYHGSITLDPDHCEAAGMLPMEFVEIWNKNSGARISTYVILGERGSRCCILNGAAARTCQPGDQIIVCNSIYLDEAQITSLKPRIVTFDKENHIRDRLSYSVDLDAHGRYSFSILDEANACLAIPALVSGA, from the coding sequence ATGCGAAAAATGGTCGCCGGCAAGCTGCACGGCATCCACGTCACCGAAGCGAACCTCAACTACCATGGTTCGATAACGCTCGACCCTGACCACTGCGAGGCAGCCGGCATGCTGCCGATGGAATTCGTGGAGATATGGAACAAGAATTCCGGGGCGCGGATTTCGACCTATGTCATTCTCGGCGAGCGTGGCTCGCGATGCTGCATCCTCAACGGAGCGGCCGCTCGCACCTGCCAGCCCGGCGACCAGATCATCGTCTGCAACTCCATCTATCTGGACGAAGCGCAAATCACTTCCCTGAAGCCGCGGATCGTCACGTTCGACAAGGAGAACCACATACGCGACCGCTTGAGCTACTCGGTCGATCTTGACGCGCACGGCCGATACAGCTTCTCCATCCTTGACGAGGCGAATGCGTGTTTGGCCATTCCTGCCCTGGTCTCCGGGGCGTGA
- the thiS gene encoding sulfur carrier protein ThiS: MRLTVNGEAHEIAATTLADLLAVLDYEGDWLATAVNSDLVHKANRAEFQLSEGDRIEILSPMQGG, from the coding sequence ATGAGACTGACCGTCAACGGCGAAGCGCATGAGATTGCCGCCACCACGCTGGCGGACCTGCTTGCAGTGCTCGACTACGAGGGCGATTGGCTAGCAACGGCCGTCAACAGCGACCTCGTGCACAAAGCCAACCGGGCGGAATTCCAGTTGAGCGAAGGCGACCGGATCGAAATCCTCTCGCCCATGCAAGGAGGCTAG